The Patagioenas fasciata isolate bPatFas1 chromosome 3, bPatFas1.hap1, whole genome shotgun sequence genome contains a region encoding:
- the TNFAIP3 gene encoding tumor necrosis factor alpha-induced protein 3 encodes MSSRNMAGQHILPQALYQSNMLKAMKIRERTPEDLVKPPSGIIHHFRTMHRYTIEMFRMGQFCPQFRETLQKALTDQATQTSLERQRKLNWCMEVRRLVPLKTNGDGNCLMHAASQYMWGIEDIDLVLRKTLFSALRETDTRNFKLRWQREAIKSQEFVETGLCYDTRNWEEEWEYLIEMTSPETSGARNRLPYNALEEIHIFILANILRRPVIVLADKVVRSLESGSSFAPLNVGGIYLPLLWPAEECYRYPIVLGYDNMHFTPLVTLKDSGPEIRAVPLVTSEQGRFEDLRVHFLTDAEEREKEQLLKDYLIVIEIPVQGWDHGTTHLINAAKLDEGNLPKEINLVEDYFQLVQHEYKKWQENAEPARRETCPRNRQELSFPQLSLLQVKCETPNCPFYMSVNTQPYCHECFERRSQGSKGRKQTSKAAPEKLKAAGSGSPHGDVCEPGVWTPEGPITGPRSAPPTAPSLFLYSETTAMKCKTPDCPFTLNVQHNGLCERCYNSRQLASCNNLDDQRHLDYATCKVCHQKANRTFNGICSNCFKRSTEHSSNGSPAFLPTCHQRSTSDPSQISQSLLQHSCHQTPNSREEEPPPRALPPEEKRGGNLCRKPGCRFFGTPQNEGFCTLCFFEYRENNDSALLRHQRRSQRKSSAAGQLGTSAATFRNTMSCQRHDCDTLGSTMLEGYCQNCFIKAQNQRFQEARRTEEQLVRQPERTGQHRDLQRAALSSQKRQCAVASCRNNLGCRSDDLCQECRRLSQLLPLGSARDPAAEEPPKQRCRAPACDHYGNAKCNGYCNECYQFKQIYG; translated from the exons ATGTCTTCTAGAAATATGGCTGGCCAACACATCCTTCCTCAAGCTTTGTATCAGAGCAATATGCTGAAAGCCATGAAAATTAGAGAGAGGACACCTGAAGATCTGGTCAAACCCCCCAGTGGAATAATTCACCACTTCAGGACTATGCACAGATACACCATAGAAATGTTCAGAATGGGCCAGTTCTGTCCTCAGTTTCGGGAGACACTTCAGAAGGCCTTGACTGACCAGGCCACCCAGACTTCGCTGGAGCGCCAGAGGAAGCTCAACTGGTGCATGGAAGTTCGGAGGCTTGTCCCTTTGAAGACTAATG gtgATGGAAATTGCCTCATGCATGCTGCATCACAGTACATGTGGGGTATTGAAGATATTGACCTCGTCTTAAGAAAAACATTGTTTAGCGCACTCAGGGAGACTGACACACGGAACTTCAAGCTCCGCTGGCAGCGGGAGGCTATTAAATCCCAGGAGTTTGTAGAAACAGGACTCTGCTATGACACCCGG AATTGGGAGGAGGAGTGGGAATACCTCATTGAAATGACCTCCCCAGAAACATCTGGAGCTCGAAACAGGCTTCCATATAATGCACTGGAAGAAATCCACATCTTCATCCTTGCTAACATCCTCAGAAGGCCAGTCATTGTCCTTGCAG ATAAAGTAGTGAGAAGTTTAGAGTCAGGCTCCAGTTTTGCTCCTCTGAATGTTGGTGGTATTTACTTGCCTCTCCTTTGGCCAGCTGAAGAATGCTACAGATACCCAATAGTGCTTGGTTACGACAACATGCATTTTACACCACTGGTGACTCTGAAGGACAGTGGGCCAG AAATCCGGGCTGTCCCTCTGGTCACCAGTGAACAAGGCAGATTTGAGGACTTGAGAGTACACTTTCTGACAGatgcagaggagagagagaaagagcagcTGCTAAAAGACTACTTGATAGTGATAGAAATTCCAGTACAAGGCTGGGATCATGGTACAACTCATTTAATTAACGCTGCAAA GTTAGATGAAGGCAACCTACCCAAAGAAATAAACCTTGTGGAAGATTACTTTCAGCTGGTACAGCATGAGTACAAGAAGTGGCAGGAGAATGCTGAACCTGCTAGAAGAGAGACCTGTCCCAGGAACAGACAGGAACTGTCTTTTCCCCAGCTTTCCCTCTTACAGGTGAAATGTGAAACGCCAAATTGCCCTTTCTACATGTCTGTGAACACCCAGCCCTACTGCCATGAGTGCTTTGAGCGGAGGTCCCAGGgaagcaaaggaagaaagcagaCCTCCAAAGCAGCACCTGAGAAACTGAAGGCAGCTGGGTCAGGTTCCCCCCATGGGGATGTTTGTGAACCTGGGGTATGGACACCTGAAGGGCCCATAACGGGGCCTCGCTCCGCACCTCCAACTGCTCCGAGCCTTTTCCTGTACAGCGAGACCACAGCCATGAAGTGCAAGACACCAGACTGCCCCTTTACATTGAATGTGCAACACAATGGGCTTTGCGAACGCTGCTACAACTCCAGACAGCTTGCTTCTTGCAACAACTTGGATGACCAGAGACATTTAGACTATGCCACGTGCAAGGTGTGTCATCAGAAGGCAAACAGGACCTTCAATGGCATATGCAGCAATTGCTTCAAAAGGTCTACAGAGCATTCCTCAAAtggcagccctgctttcctgCCCACGTGCCACCAGAGATCCACGTCTGACCCGTCCCAGATCTCGCAGAGCCTCCTCCAGCACTCCTGCCATCAGACTCCCAACAGCCGCGAGGAGGAGCCCCCACCACGGGCTCTGCCTCCCGAGGAGAAGAGGGGAGGTAACCTCTGCAGGAAACCCGGCTGCAGGTTCTTCGGGACACCGCAGAATGAGGGCTTCTGCACACTGTGTTTCTTTGAGTACAGGGAAAACAACG acAGTGCTTTGCTACGCCACCAGAGGAGATCTCAGAGGAAGTCCTCGGCAGCAGGTCAGCTGGGGACCTCCGCCGCCACTTTCCGTAACACCATGTCCTGCCAGCGGCACGACTGCGACACCCTGGGCAGCACGATGCTCGAAGGGTACTGCCAGAACTGCTTCATTAAAGCCCAGAACCAGCGATTTCAGGAAGCCAGGAGAACGGAAGAACAGCTAGTGAGACAGCCAGAA AGAACAGGACAGCACAGAGATTTGCAACGAGCGGCGCTGAGTAGCCAGAAGAGACAATGTGCTGTGGCTTCATGTAGAAACAACCTGGGCTGCAGAAGCGACGACTTGTGCCAGGAGTGCCGGCGCCTCAGTCAGCTTCTGCCTTTGGGGAGTGCCAGGGACCCCGCTGCAGAGGAacctccgaaacaacgctgccgAGCCCCTGCTTGTGATCACTATGGCAATGCCAAGTGCAATGGCTACTGCAATGAATGCTACCAGTTCAAACAGATCTATGGCTAG